Proteins from one Cryptomeria japonica chromosome 4, Sugi_1.0, whole genome shotgun sequence genomic window:
- the LOC131050041 gene encoding uncharacterized protein LOC131050041: MYRRDKFLEPIRSQGNAQIASAFFTCHCHISMISSTQKELRQSEWEEDEDCPSNCKRAKMEECQQEQWSPTRSNEPTLLVFPLDQPSPLGLTLRKSHSLINLIQTKLSEGDTESSETANNKTGEGNEVASQAISDKTKASNFPALALKIGTWECISRYEGDLIVKCLFAKHKFVWEVLEGGLKFKIEIHWSEITAMNASCPDSGPSTLEIEVSRPPLFFRETSPQPRKHTVWQATSDFTAGQATISKVHCLQFAQGVFNRHYHKIMQCDPRLNLLSTEKEISKDPFNSHIIAVQDQYRDASYRMVQDHKSYLLPEVGYDGNDCLPHFPCFSDTEPIMDPTPAPKLEKNQLEYRMVESTSHHQPFRSISDPSPIAVPILVPKLEETESENEIQMMDSLLEKEELHASQYQGNFEDLVTYSQLRKCVQENESNYLTDEDYDISALISRFGDQVCSLALFDQVTNDSTDYEDCEIWFHNSTDPVGSETPWAEVEY; this comes from the exons ATGTATAGAAGGGACAAATTTTTGGAGCCTATAAGAAGTCAAGGAAATGCGCAGATTGCATCAGCTTTTTTCACGTGCCATTGTCATAT ATCAATGATTAGTAGTACCCAAAAAGAACTTCGTCAATCAGAATGGGAAGAAGATGAGGATTGCCCTTCAAATTGCAAGCGTGCTAAGATGGAGGAGTGCCAACAAGAG CAATGGAGCCCTACAAGGAGTAATGAGCCGACTCTGTTGGTATTTCCACTAGATCAGCCTAGTCCATTGGGTTTAACATTGAGAAAGTCACATTCGCTGATAAATCTAATACAAACAAAGTTGTCTGAAGGGGATACTGAAAGTTCAGAAACTGCAAACAATAAAACAGGAGAAGGGAATGAGGTGGCTTCTCAGGCTATTTCTGACAAGACAAAGGCATCAAATTTCCCAGCCTTAGCTTTGAAAATTGGCACATGGGAG TGCATATCAAGATATGAAGGAGACTTAATCGTAAAATGCCTTTTTGCAAAGCATAAGTTTGTTTGGGAGGTCTTAGAAGGTGGTCTTAAATTCAAGATAGAGATTCATTGGTCAGAAATTACAGCTATGAACGCAAGCTGTCCAGATAGTGGACCAAGCACCTTAGAAATTGAG GTATCCAGGCCTCCCTTATTCTTCAGAGAGACTAGTCCTCAACCAAGAAAGCATACGGTGTGGCAGGCTACTTCTGACTTTACAGCAGGACAGGCAACTATATCCAA GGTACATTGCTTGCAGTTTGCTCAAGGAGTGTTTAATAGGCATTATCATAAAATTATGCAGTGTGATCCAAGGCTAAACTTGCTGAGCACTGAGAAGGAAATAAGCAAAGATCCTTTCAACTCACATATCATTGCAGTTCAAGATCAATATAGAGATGCCAGTTATAGAATGGTACAGGACCACAAGTCCTATTTATTGCCTGAAGTTGGTTATGATGGAAATGACTGCCTGCCTCACTTCCCATGTTTCTCAGATACGGAACCGATTATGGATCCGACACCAGCCCCAAAACTTGAAAAGAACCAGCTTGAATACAGGATGGTGGAATCTACCTCTCACCATCAACCCTTTAGAAGTATATCAGATCCATCACCGATAGCGGTTCCAATTCTGGTTCCAAAACTTGAAGAAactgaatctgaaaatgaaattcaGATGATGGATTCTCTCCTTGAGAAAGAGGAACTTCATGCATCTCAATACCAAGGGAATTTTGAAGACTTAGTTACATATAGTCAATTGAGAAAATGTGTCCAAGAAAATGAATCTAACTACCTGACAGATGAAGATTATGATATAAGCGCTTTAATTTCTAGGTTTGGTGATCAAGTATGTTCTCTCGCCCTCTTTGATCAGGTTACTAACGATTCTACTGATTATGAAGACTGTGAGATTTGGTTTCACAATTCAACTGATCCTGTAGGGAGTGAAACACCATGGGCAGAAGTGGAATACTGA